The following coding sequences lie in one Planktothrix sp. FACHB-1365 genomic window:
- a CDS encoding DUF3696 domain-containing protein, with protein sequence MIHSLKLENFKCFQEQSLQFKSLTLLSGLNSTGKSSVLQSLLLLRQSYQQDLLPEKGLALNGDLVCIGTAKDALFEDAEEDAIGFTITWNNELQGKWHFNYNEVADVLDLTSSEVTSEIYQSNLFNDNFHYLQAERIGPRAYLEMSDFQVQIHKQIGTRGEYTAHFLALYKSDSIPNSVLSHPSEQSSKLGFQVQAWMGEVSPGTQITINNNPQLDLINLQYSYDLSNQRRATNVGFGISYVLPILVAILSSKPGTLILIENPEAHLHPKGQAKMGELLALAASCGVQIVIETHSDHIVNGVRLAVHDGKIKPEDFQLHYFQRQDKNGAFMTEVISPRIDRNGSFDEWPDGFLDQWEQSLIALLKPRSVS encoded by the coding sequence ATGATTCATTCCCTAAAGTTGGAAAATTTTAAATGTTTTCAAGAACAATCACTTCAGTTTAAATCTTTGACGCTACTTTCGGGTCTGAATAGCACTGGTAAATCGTCTGTGTTACAGTCCTTACTACTTTTACGCCAATCTTATCAACAAGATTTATTACCCGAAAAAGGATTAGCATTGAATGGAGATTTAGTATGTATAGGTACAGCCAAAGATGCTTTATTCGAGGATGCAGAAGAAGATGCAATTGGTTTTACAATTACCTGGAATAATGAACTTCAAGGAAAGTGGCATTTTAATTATAATGAAGTTGCAGATGTTCTCGATTTAACTTCATCTGAAGTGACTTCTGAAATTTATCAATCCAATCTGTTTAATGACAATTTTCACTATCTACAAGCTGAACGTATTGGCCCTCGTGCCTATTTAGAAATGTCAGACTTTCAGGTGCAAATACATAAGCAAATTGGTACTAGAGGCGAATATACAGCACATTTTTTAGCTCTCTATAAGTCTGATTCTATTCCTAATAGTGTGCTTAGTCATCCATCTGAACAATCATCAAAACTAGGATTTCAGGTTCAAGCATGGATGGGAGAAGTTAGCCCTGGAACACAAATTACAATTAATAATAATCCACAACTAGATTTAATTAATTTACAATATTCTTATGACCTGAGTAATCAACGTCGTGCTACTAACGTAGGTTTTGGAATTAGTTATGTTTTACCAATTCTTGTAGCTATATTATCCTCCAAACCGGGTACATTAATATTAATAGAAAACCCTGAAGCTCATCTTCATCCTAAAGGACAAGCAAAAATGGGTGAATTATTAGCTTTAGCGGCAAGTTGTGGGGTTCAAATTGTTATAGAAACCCATAGTGATCATATTGTCAATGGGGTTCGCCTTGCTGTTCATGATGGTAAAATTAAACCAGAAGATTTTCAGTTACACTATTTTCAACGACAAGATAAAAATGGAGCATTTATGACAGAAGTAATATCTCCAAGAATTGATCGTAATGGCAGTTTCGATGAATGGCCAGATGGCTTTCTCGATCAGTGGGAACAAAGTTTAATTGCTTTACTTAAACCCAGGAGTGTGTCATAG
- a CDS encoding DUF262 domain-containing protein produces MTNSPNEKLKLNNEKDGIQDETDIDLEDFDDDNIIEADDEGINEPFDPTKIRVDTRPMTIDLMLNRIKHGELELSPDFQRKEVWTDVAKSKLIESILIRIPLPAFYIDATNEDKWIVIDGLQRLTALKQFILEPDSNDNQLGKNKLKLTKLDYLKDLECKTYDELPRKYQRRILETQLLLYVIEEGTPTEVKYSIFRRINTGGVPLSPQELRNALNQGKATKLLAKLTAIDEFKKVTKLDQSKRQQRMIDQEFVLGFLAYTLNNYYDFPKSKSRDEFFHKTMEKINKTLSENQIKEIEFNFKRAMVAAYDIFGEGAFRKKPKSGSKHNPINQALFEVWSVSLSQLSNLDLEKLKERKEILINQFINLVENDSEFFRSISQAAEKVTVRFSKVEQLIQEVLG; encoded by the coding sequence ATGACAAATTCTCCAAATGAAAAACTAAAATTGAATAATGAAAAGGATGGTATTCAAGATGAGACAGATATTGATTTAGAAGATTTTGATGATGACAATATAATTGAAGCAGATGATGAAGGAATTAATGAACCATTTGATCCAACTAAAATTAGAGTTGATACTCGACCAATGACCATCGACCTTATGCTCAACCGAATTAAACATGGAGAGCTTGAACTTTCACCTGATTTTCAGCGTAAAGAAGTTTGGACTGATGTTGCTAAAAGTAAATTGATTGAGTCTATTCTGATTCGTATTCCTTTACCTGCTTTTTATATTGATGCTACTAATGAAGATAAATGGATAGTTATAGACGGATTACAACGATTAACAGCACTAAAACAATTTATCCTAGAACCTGATTCTAATGATAATCAATTAGGGAAAAATAAATTAAAGTTAACTAAGCTAGATTATCTAAAAGATCTTGAATGCAAAACTTATGATGAACTTCCTCGTAAATATCAGCGTCGTATCCTTGAAACTCAGTTACTATTATATGTGATTGAAGAAGGTACACCTACTGAAGTTAAGTACAGTATATTTAGACGAATTAATACGGGTGGAGTTCCTCTATCACCCCAAGAACTTCGCAACGCACTTAATCAAGGAAAAGCCACTAAATTATTAGCTAAATTAACGGCAATAGACGAGTTTAAAAAAGTTACAAAACTCGATCAATCTAAAAGGCAACAAAGAATGATTGATCAGGAGTTTGTCTTGGGATTTTTAGCCTATACACTCAATAATTATTATGATTTTCCTAAATCAAAAAGTAGAGATGAATTTTTTCATAAAACAATGGAGAAGATTAATAAAACTTTATCAGAGAATCAGATCAAGGAGATCGAATTTAATTTTAAACGTGCGATGGTTGCAGCTTATGATATTTTTGGAGAAGGAGCTTTTCGGAAAAAACCTAAAAGTGGTTCTAAGCATAACCCCATTAACCAGGCTTTATTTGAAGTTTGGTCTGTCAGTCTCAGTCAACTTAGTAACTTGGATTTAGAAAAACTTAAAGAAAGAAAAGAAATTTTAATCAATCAATTTATTAATCTAGTAGAAAATGATTCTGAGTTTTTTAGATCAATTTCTCAAGCTGCTGAAAAAGTAACAGTTAGGTTTAGTAAAGTAGAACAATTAATTCAAGAGGTACTAGGATGA